A region from the Phaenicophaeus curvirostris isolate KB17595 chromosome 3, BPBGC_Pcur_1.0, whole genome shotgun sequence genome encodes:
- the SLC25A32 gene encoding solute carrier family 25 member 32, producing the protein PLPAAMSAQGPARAVREPPWRSVLRHVQPENLAAGLSGGVVSTLVLHPLDLVKIRFAVSDGLELRPKYNGILHCMTTVWKHEGLRGLYQGVTPNMFGAGASWGLYFFFYNAIKAYKKEGKLESLSATEHLVSAAEAGAMTLCITNPIWVTKTRLVLQYNAGVDPSKRQYRGMFDALIKIYKAEGIRGLYKGFVPGLFGTSHGALQFMAYEDLKLRYNKYRNRVSDTKLNTVEYIMMAAISKIFAVSATYPYQVVRARLQDQHNTYSGVFDVIHRTWRKEGIHGFYKGIIPNVIRVTPACCITFVVYENVSRFLLGFRKENN; encoded by the exons CCGCTCCCGGCGGCCATGAGCGCGCAGGGCCCCGCGCGCGCGGTGCGCGAGCCGCCCTGGCGCTCCGTCCTGCGCCACGTGCAGCCGGAGAACCTGGCGGCGGGACTGAGCGGCGGCGTCGTGTCCACGCTGGTGCTGCACCCGCTCGACCTGGTCAAGATCCGCTTCGCAG TAAGTGATGGATTGGAGCTGAGACCAAAATACAATGGGATTCTCCACTGTATGACCACTGTCTGGAAGCATGAAGGACTACGAGGCTTATATCAAGGGGTAACTCCAAACATGTTTGGAGCAGGGGCTTCCTGGGgactttactttttctt TTACAATGCCATCAAAGCTTACAAGAAGGAAGGGAAGCTGGAAAGTCTCAGTGCAACCGAACACCTAGTGTCAGCTGCAGAGGCTG GAGCCATGACTCTCTGTATTACAAACCCAATATGGGTAACGAAGACTCGACTTGTGCTGCAATATAACGCTGGTGTTGATCCATCAAAGAGGCAATACAGAGGAATGTTTGATGCTCTTATAAAGATATACAAGGCAGAGGGCATACGTGGCTTATATAAG gGATTTGTGCCTGGTCTGTTTGGAACTTCACATGGAGCACTTCAGTTCATGGCATATGAGGATCTGAAACTGAGATATAACAAGTACAGAAACAGAGTATCAGACACAAAATTG aACACTGTGGAATACATAATGATGGCAGCTATATCCAAAATATTCGCTGTATCAGCAACATATCCCTATCAAGTTGTGCGAGCTCGTCTTCAAGATCAGCATAATACGTATTCTGGTGTGTTTGATGTGATCCACAGGACGTGGAG gaaagaaggaattcATGGCTTTTACAAAGGAATCATCCCCAATGTGATCAGAGTGACTCCTGCCTGCTGTATCACCTTTGTTGTTTATGAAAATGTGTCTCGTTTTTTACTTggttttagaaaagaaaataattaa
- the CTHRC1 gene encoding LOW QUALITY PROTEIN: collagen triple helix repeat-containing protein 1 (The sequence of the model RefSeq protein was modified relative to this genomic sequence to represent the inferred CDS: inserted 1 base in 1 codon), translating into MALPGPSRSVTGWKFPASPGRELGLRALKGSFIPCPXTMRRAPRLPLPLAPLLLLLLLLPAAPAGSDGPRAKQKGLRQREVLDVYNGMCLQGPSGVPGRDGNPGTNGIPGTPGIPGRDGLKGEKGECLRESIEEPWTPNFKQCSWSALNYGIDLGKIAECTFTKMRSNSALRVLFSGSLRLKCKNACCQRWYFTFNGAECAGPLPIEAIIYLDQGSPELNSTINIHRTSSVEGLCEGINAGLVDIAIWVGTCSDYPRGDASTGWNSVSRIIIEELPK; encoded by the exons ATGGCTCTGCCCGGACCTTCCCGCTCCGTTACAGGATGGAAATTCCCGGCCTCCCCGGGGAGGGAGCTCGGGCTCCGCGCTCTGAAAGGCTCATTTATCCCCTGCC GCACGATGCGCCGCGCCCCGCGGCTGCCGCTGCCGCTGgccccgctgctgctgctgctgctgctgctgccggcGGCTCCCGCCGGCTCCGACGGGCCCAGGGCGAAGCAGAAGGGGCTTCGCCAGCGGGAGGTGCTGGACGTG tATAACGGCATGTGCTTGCAAGGCCCCAGTGGTGTCCCTGGGCGGGATGGAAACCCAGGAACCAACGGGATCCCTGGAACACCTGGAATCCCGGGACGGGATGGGctgaaaggggagaagggcgaGTGTTTACGCGAGAGCATTGAGGAACCCTGGACACCCAACTTCAAGCAGTGCTCGTGGAGTGCACTTAATTACGGCATTGATCTCGGGAAGATAGCA GAATGTACATTTACGAAGATGCGCTCGAACAGTGCTCTCCGTGTTCTTTTCAGTGGATCACTTCGGCTAAAATGCAAAAATGCCTGTTGTCAGCGCTGGTATTTTACTTTTAATGGAGCAGAATGTGCTGGGCCACTTCCTATTGAAGCCATAATATATCTAGATCAAGGAAGCCCTGAGCTGAATTCCACTATTAATATCCATCGAACTTCTTCAG TGGAAGGTCTGTGTGAAGGGATCAATGCTGGCTTGGTGGATATTGCCATCTGGGTCGGGACTTGCTCAGATTACCCACGGGGAGATGCTTCTACTGGATGGAATTCAGTCTCTCGAATCATCATTGAAGAACTGCCAAAATaa